TGGCGCACGGCCTCGGCCTGCAGGTTCCAGCCTTGCATGTAGCTCTCTGAGAGATGCCCGCCATTGGTGTTGGTGGGGTAGCGGCCGCCGAGCGCGAGCGCGCCGCTCTGCACGAACGCACCGCCTTCGCCCCGGGGGGCGTAACCAAAGCCCTCCAACGCGAACAGCACGATGGGCGTGAAGTTGTCGTAGATCATGAGCGCGTCCACGTCGTCGCGGCCGACCTCGGCCATCTCGTGCACGGTTTTCGAGGCGCGCTGCATGGCGGCATAGCCGAAGTCTTCGGGCAGCTCGCCCTGCGCCAGGCGCGATTGCTGTGCGATGCCGCGCACGTAGACCGGTTTCTGTTTGAGGTCTTTGGCACGATCGCCGGCGGTGAGGATGAGTGCGACACCGCCGTCGTTGATGAGGCAGTAGTCCAGCAGGCGCAAGGGTTCGCAGATGAAGCGCGATGCGAGGTAGTCGTCCATGGTGATGGGCTTGCGCATCACCGCTTCCGGGTTGAGCGTGGCGTGCTGGCGGAAGGTGAGCGAGACCGTGCCGAGCTGCTCGATGGTGGAGTGGTACAGGTGCGCGTGGCGCTGGAACAGCATGGAGTGCACCGCGCCCGGCGAGGTCATGCCGTAGGGGAACCACATCTGGTCGGCGCCGGTGCCGTAGCTGTCGCCCTTGCCGCCGTACTTGGCGCCCGCGCTGCGGCCGTCGTTGCCGTACACCACGGCGACCGTGTCGAGCAGGCCCGAGAGAATGGCCTGCACGGCAAGCTGGATGGTCCCGCCGGTCATGCGCCCGGCGCCGGGCGTGGCGGTGACGAGCTTGGGCGTGATGTTCGTGACCTGCACGAACTTCTGGTAGTCGGTCAGGCGCTGGCAGATCAGGCCATCGATGTCCTGCAGGCGGATACCCGCATCTTCGGCGGCTTCGCGCAGCGCCCAGATGCCGAGCGAGGTCGCGTCGTGCTCGGGCATGGCACCCCATTTCGTGGTGCCCACGCCGACGACGGCGACACTGTCTTTGCGGTTGCTGGTCAGGCTCATATTTTTCTCTTAGTTGATGCGCCGCTCGAGCCCGGCCCACAGGGGTTGCACCAGGCTGCGCCGGTCCGGTTTGCCGTTCACGTTGAGCGGCATCTCGGGGATGAGGTGGAATTCCTTGGGCACCTTGTAGCCCGCGAGCAGGGCTTTGCAGTGCTCGCGCATGGCGGCTTCGTTGAATGCGCCGGGTTCGCGCGGCACCACGAAGGCGATCACGCGTTCGCCCCATTGCTCGTCGGGCGCGGACGCCACGGCCGCGTCGAGCACCTGCGGGTGCGCGCCGATCACCTTCTCCACTTCCACGGGGTAGACGTTGAAGCCGCCGGAGATGATCACGTCGTTCATGCGGTCGCGTAGGTAGACATGGCCGTCGACGATTTCGCCGAGGTCGCCGGTGCGCGACCAGGCTTCGGTGATGGGTTCGCGCCCCTGCGCCGTGAGCCGCGCGTTGGGCAGCCAGGGCGATTGGGCCTCGATCTCGCCCACGCCGTCGGCATTGGGTTCGCGCAAGCGCAGTTGCACCGCAAGAAAGGGGCGGCCCGCGCTGTGGCGCAGCTTCGGGTCGCGGTGGGCAGCACCATCAAGCACGGTGATGGAGCCAGCTTCATGGGAACCGTAGGACTGGAGGAACTCGGTCTCGGACAGCACGGCCATGGCCTCGGCCAGTACCCCTTGGCGGATCGGCGAGCCGCCGTAGATCACTGTGTGCAGCTTCGATGCGGCCAGCGCCGCGCGGGCTCTGGGGTGGTTGAGCATCATCGTGAACATGGTGGGCACGACCTGTGCGCAAGAGACTTCGCCCGTGGCCAGAATGTCGGCCACGGTGTCGAGCGAGAACTTGGACATCACCAGCAGCGTGCCGTTCTGCAGGAAGGTGGGCAGCACGAACAGACCGGCCTGGTGCGAGAGTTGGCCGAGCAGCAAGGTGGTGGAGCCGGGCCGGATGCGCATCTCCTCGGTCTGCATGCACACAGCGCGCAGCAGCCAGGCGCGGTGCGTCACGATCAGGCCCTTGGGGTCGCCGGTGGAGCCGGAGGTGAAGCGGATGATGGCGTCGCTGTCTTCGAGGCCGTCGGTGTGGAAATCCGGCCGCAGGCCGGTGGCGATGATGTCGCCGAGGCTGTGCGTGCCGTTCTTCGCCGGGCCGTCGACGACGAACAGCGTGTCGGCCAGGGCCGGGTCGGCGCGCAGTTCGGCGGCCTTCTCTGGCGTGGTGACGATCAGGCGCACCTGGCCAATAGCGAACTGGCGGCGCGCTTCGGCGGGCATAAGCCGATAGCTCACATAGGTGGCCACCGCGCCGGCGCGAAAGCTGCCGAATTGGGCCACCGGCCAGGCGATGGAATTGGGCAGGTGGATGGCGATGGCATCGCCTGCCTGCACGCCGTTCGTGCGGGCCCAGGCGGCGAAGCTGGAGACGGCCGCGTCGAGTTCGGCGTAGCTGAGTTGGCGGCCCTGCCATTCGCGCACGGCGATGTGATCGGGTGCGCGCTGGGCCGCGCGGGTGAGGACAGAGTCGATGGTCGGCAAGGTGGTGCTCTCGAGGATGCGAATGGGCGTGGCAGCTCCAGCGGGCGGGCACGCAGGCCCGGCCGGCTGGCGTTGCGTCGCGCCGTGGGGGAATCAGTCGAGCTTGAGGTTGGCCTTCTTGATCACGTCGGCCCACTTGGCGCTGTCGGCGCGGATGAAGGCGTCGGTCTGCTCGGGCGTGTCGAACACCAGCGGCTTCATGCCCATGGCGTCGAGCTTGGCGACGACCTCGGGGTCGGCGAGGAGCTTGTTGAAGGCGGCGTGCAGGGTCTGGATGGCGCTCTTGGGCACCTTGGCAGAGGCCATGAGGCCGTACCACGAGGGCGTGATGCTGGGCCAAACGGGAATGCCATCCACCGCCGCCGAGGCTGCCACGCCGCGCAGGCGGCCTTGGTCCATCGGGGGCTTGAGCACCGAATAGTCCATGGCGATGCCGTCGATCTGCCCGCCGATCACGTCGGTGATGCCGGGGGCTGCGCCCTTGTAGGGCACGTGCAGGAAGTTGGCGCCGGTCTCCAGGCGGAAGACCTCGATGTTCAGGTGCGAGATGCCGCCCGTGCCGGCCGAGGCCAGACTCACCGGGCGCGTCTTGGCCAGGGCAATGAGCTCCTGCATGTTGCGCACCTGCAGCTTGGGGTTGATCGCCACCACCGAGGTGGCCGTGGACACGGTGGCCACGGCCTGCAGGTCGCTCAGCTTGTAGGGCAGCTTGGTGTTGGCCACCGGGCCGATGGAGAACACGCTGCTGCTGCCCAGGGTGATGGTGTGGCCGTCGGGTTTGGCGTTGATGGTGAAGGCCGTGCCCACCGCGCCCGCGCCGCCGGCCTTGTTCTCGATCACCACCGGCACGCCCAGGATCTCGCTGAGCTTGGGCCCGATGGCGCGGGCGATCACGTCGTTGGAGCCGCCGGGCGTGAAGCCGACCACGATGGTGATCGGCCCGGACGGAAAGGTCTGCGCCTGGGCGCCGAAGGCGGCGGCGGTGGCCAGCGCACAAGCGGCAAGCCAGCGCCAGCGGCGCACTGCAAGGGGGTTGAACATCTTGTCTCCTGTCGTTGTGGAAGGCGAGTGGCCACTGTATTCATTGAATCAAACGCGATCTACGACCTATCATTCAATTCACACGTGAACTTGATTCATCAATTGAGCCCAGGCCCATGAAAGATCTCAACGCCTTGCGGGTGTTCGTGCGCGTGGCGCAACTGAAGAGCTTCAAGGCCGCGGGCGCCAGTCTGGGGTTGACGGCTTCGGCCGTGAGCAAGGCCATCACGCGTCTGGAAGCCGAGGTGGGCGTGGGCCTGTTGCAGCGCACGACGCGCTCGGTGGGGCTGACCGACGACGGGGCGGTGTTCTTCGAGAACGGCAAGCAGATCCTGAGCGAGATCGACCAGGCCGAGAACCTGCTCAGTCGCGCCTCGGCCGGGGTCTACGGGCGTTTGCGCATCCACCTCACCGAAGGCTTGGGGCGGCGCGTGGTCATGCCCATGTTGAGCGCCTTTCTGGGCCGATACCCTGGCCTGAGCGTGAGCGCGGAGCTGAGCAACCGCACGGTGGACATTCCCAACGAGGGCTTCGATGTGGACATCCAGATCGGGCCGGTGGCCGACAGCCGCCTGGTGGCGCGCGCGTTGGGCCGGGTGAAGTTCGTCACCTGCGCCGCCCCCGCCTATCTGGCCGCGCACGGCGTGCCGCAGACGCTGGACGATCTGGCGCGGCACAACTGCCTGATGTATGCCCACATCCACAGCGGGCGCCTGCGCGAATGGCAGTTCGTCGAGAACGGACGTGAGCGCATGCTCACGCTACAGGGTAGTCTGCAGGCCAACAACTCGGAGGCCCTGCTGGACGCGGCCATCGCCGGCCTGGGCGTGGCGCATGTGAGCCGCATCGTGGCGCGCGAGGCCCTGGCGGCGGGCAAGGTCATGCCCGTGCTGGGCGACTTCCACGCGCCGGGGCGGGAAGTACATGCGGTGTACCTCAAGGCGCACACGCTCGCGCCCAAGGTTCGGGCTTTCGTGGACTTTCTGGTGGAGCACGAGGTGGTGGCGCGGGCGCAGGCGTAGAGGCGGTGGGAACTGGTGGGGGGTATGGGTCACGCAGGGCATTTGACCCAACCAGCAGGAGCATTTTTGTGAAACCTACCGACAATTCGAGCTGGGGCGTGCCTGCCTTTCCCAAGGGGAAAAACGATCCGGCAAAGGCAAAAGGCACGACGCCGGCGCAAACGCGGCTGATCGGCTGGATGCGTCAACTGGAGCGGTTCGCTCTGGATGACGCTGCGGCGGCGGAGAAACTGATGACGCATGTGGCGCATGGTCAGGCGTTGGCCGGTGTGGATCAATACACCACCGCCACGGTGATCGCTGCGGGTGTGTTCAATGACTTGATACAACACGAAGCCTACGACCTGTTCGTGGAGGTGTTCACGGCCTGCAACAAGATCCTGAAGGCGCATGCCGAGGCCGACGGCAAACCCTTCAAGGCCACCTTGGTTTTGAAGCTACCGCTCGATTGGAAACCGAGCAAGCCTGAAGAGATGAGAGCGGCATTCCTGCGGCTTGAGGTGCAACGGGTGGGAATGGTCGGGGAATGGGAATACAGGACACCGGCATGGGAAATTTCAGTCGGCGCTTGCCAATGCCTGGCCACCTTGTTGGGCAACCCGAGCTGCCAGGAAGTCGCCA
The sequence above is a segment of the Hydrogenophaga sp. BPS33 genome. Coding sequences within it:
- a CDS encoding thiolase family protein, which produces MSLTSNRKDSVAVVGVGTTKWGAMPEHDATSLGIWALREAAEDAGIRLQDIDGLICQRLTDYQKFVQVTNITPKLVTATPGAGRMTGGTIQLAVQAILSGLLDTVAVVYGNDGRSAGAKYGGKGDSYGTGADQMWFPYGMTSPGAVHSMLFQRHAHLYHSTIEQLGTVSLTFRQHATLNPEAVMRKPITMDDYLASRFICEPLRLLDYCLINDGGVALILTAGDRAKDLKQKPVYVRGIAQQSRLAQGELPEDFGYAAMQRASKTVHEMAEVGRDDVDALMIYDNFTPIVLFALEGFGYAPRGEGGAFVQSGALALGGRYPTNTNGGHLSESYMQGWNLQAEAVRQLRGGLGARQVPGAETVQYLQGGPLCTSIIYGTEAA
- a CDS encoding class I adenylate-forming enzyme family protein; protein product: MPTIDSVLTRAAQRAPDHIAVREWQGRQLSYAELDAAVSSFAAWARTNGVQAGDAIAIHLPNSIAWPVAQFGSFRAGAVATYVSYRLMPAEARRQFAIGQVRLIVTTPEKAAELRADPALADTLFVVDGPAKNGTHSLGDIIATGLRPDFHTDGLEDSDAIIRFTSGSTGDPKGLIVTHRAWLLRAVCMQTEEMRIRPGSTTLLLGQLSHQAGLFVLPTFLQNGTLLVMSKFSLDTVADILATGEVSCAQVVPTMFTMMLNHPRARAALAASKLHTVIYGGSPIRQGVLAEAMAVLSETEFLQSYGSHEAGSITVLDGAAHRDPKLRHSAGRPFLAVQLRLREPNADGVGEIEAQSPWLPNARLTAQGREPITEAWSRTGDLGEIVDGHVYLRDRMNDVIISGGFNVYPVEVEKVIGAHPQVLDAAVASAPDEQWGERVIAFVVPREPGAFNEAAMREHCKALLAGYKVPKEFHLIPEMPLNVNGKPDRRSLVQPLWAGLERRIN
- a CDS encoding Bug family tripartite tricarboxylate transporter substrate binding protein, yielding MFNPLAVRRWRWLAACALATAAAFGAQAQTFPSGPITIVVGFTPGGSNDVIARAIGPKLSEILGVPVVIENKAGGAGAVGTAFTINAKPDGHTITLGSSSVFSIGPVANTKLPYKLSDLQAVATVSTATSVVAINPKLQVRNMQELIALAKTRPVSLASAGTGGISHLNIEVFRLETGANFLHVPYKGAAPGITDVIGGQIDGIAMDYSVLKPPMDQGRLRGVAASAAVDGIPVWPSITPSWYGLMASAKVPKSAIQTLHAAFNKLLADPEVVAKLDAMGMKPLVFDTPEQTDAFIRADSAKWADVIKKANLKLD
- a CDS encoding LysR family transcriptional regulator: MKDLNALRVFVRVAQLKSFKAAGASLGLTASAVSKAITRLEAEVGVGLLQRTTRSVGLTDDGAVFFENGKQILSEIDQAENLLSRASAGVYGRLRIHLTEGLGRRVVMPMLSAFLGRYPGLSVSAELSNRTVDIPNEGFDVDIQIGPVADSRLVARALGRVKFVTCAAPAYLAAHGVPQTLDDLARHNCLMYAHIHSGRLREWQFVENGRERMLTLQGSLQANNSEALLDAAIAGLGVAHVSRIVAREALAAGKVMPVLGDFHAPGREVHAVYLKAHTLAPKVRAFVDFLVEHEVVARAQA